One Festucalex cinctus isolate MCC-2025b chromosome 1, RoL_Fcin_1.0, whole genome shotgun sequence genomic region harbors:
- the arhgap17b gene encoding rho GTPase-activating protein 17b isoform X1 translates to MKKQFNRMRQLANQTVGRAEKTEVLSDDLLQIERRMELVRLMSHNTHKRLVSCLQGQLGTDTEKRHRKLPLTALSQAMQEGGSQLGDESLIGKMMDVCGEAESKLARELMQHEVQIESDVLDPLNTLAEVDIPNILKQRRQLAKLVLDYDSAKTRWCQATKSSNQAMASKVDSLKDEMEEALNKVEICKDQLSADMYNFASKEGDYARYYLMLLEAQADYHRKSLAALEEAIPNIQLQQESWTEKPAFGTALEEHLKRSNRDIALPIEACVMMLLETGMKEEGLFRIAAGASKLKKLKAALDCSISQLEEFYSDPHAVAGALKSYLRELPEPLMTFGLYDEWTQASNVSDPDKRLQALWVTCDRMPKTHKANFRYLVKFLAKLAQDRDVNKMSPSNIAIVLGPNLLWPKAEGTLAEMAAATSVHVVAIIEPIIQHADWFFPEEVDFNVSGMFALPTHPGMSDGELERKRPGSLMGQDGDTQPPRKDSTVNKHPEASPRRAGTTIRKQPQLSSPTSQTLLPLQEGGDPACSEPQPQAATPEAEQPGPAGGLGAGGQIAAAQPHLVSPLGTEESSPAREHTSTPPPQKNGSAQLTVGTPQSQSGSRGPSPHMVRRGTKKQAPAPPKQPSPFSSHSANQTPGPANHPPITPRRHLGKDSPIHAPNHPPPYPPTPGEQPSPPGTPTPPDTPPHDGPQSQPPAYQYGSLPRPSRPAPKPRPRPNMPPPPQPTVSDSCNGVLGSSSKIITDSGHDLKGVRRAWIPEVMVGQQVERPTNPLPPIDPQPESTSL, encoded by the exons ATCGAGAGGCGCATGGAGCTGGTCCGCTTGAtgtcacacaacacacacaagagGCTGGTGTCCTGTCTGCAGGGTCAACTGGGCACAGACACCGAGAAGAGACAT AGAAAGCTACCCTTGACCGCACTGTCTCAGGCCATGCAAGAGGGCGGCTCTCAGCTGGGAGATGAGAGTCTGATTGG CAAGATGATGGATGTGTGCGGTGAGGCAGAGAGCAAGTTGGCCCGTGAACTGATGCAGCATGAAGTGCAGATCGAGAGTGATGTTCTGGATCCTCTCAACACGCTGGCCGAG GTTGACATACCCAACATATTAAAACAGAGGAGGCAACTCGCCAAATTGGTCCTGGACTATGACTCGGCCAAGACAAG GTGGTGCCAAGCAACCAAGTCTAGCAACCAAGCTATGGCATCTAAGGTAGACTCCCTCAAGGACGAGATGGAAGAGGCTCTGAACAAAGTAGAAATATGCAAA GACCAGTTATCAGCAGACATGTACAACTTTGCATCCAAGGAAGGAGACTACGCACGCTATTATCTGATG TTATTAGAGGCCCAGGCAGACTACCACAGGAAGTCTTTGGCAGCTCTGGAGGAGGCTATTCCGAATATCCAATTACAGCAAG AGTCCTGGACGGAGAAGCCAGCCTTCGGCACAGCTCTGGAGGAGCACCTCAAGCGGAGTAACCGGGACATTGCCCTGCCCATCGAGGCCTGCGTTATGATGCTGCTGGAGACAGGGATGAAGGAAGAG GGTCTGTTCAGAATAGCAGCGGGAGCTTCAAAACTAAAAAAGTTAAAAGCCGCACTGGACTGTTCCATTTCGCAGCTTGAAGAGTTCTACTCTGATCCTCACGCCGTCGCCG GAGCCCTGAAGTCGTACCTCAGGGAACTTCCTGAACCTCTCATGACTTTTGGCCTGTATGATGAGTGGACACAAGCGTCGAA tgtGTCTGACCCAGACAAGCGACTTCAGGCTTTGTGGGTGACATGTGACCGTATGCCAAAGACCCACAAAGCCAACTTTAG GTACCTGGTGAAGTTTCTGGCCAAATTGGCTCAAGACCGCGACGTCAACAAAATGTCTCCCAGCAACATCGCCATCGTCCTGGGACCCAACCTGTTGTGGCCAAAGGCAGAGGG GACACTCGCAGAAATGGCTGCGGCGACATCGGTACATGTGGTCGCCATCATCGAGCCGATCATCCAGCATGCTGATTGGTTCTTTCCTGAAG AGGTGGACTTCAACGTGTCGGGCATGTTCGCTTTGCCCACCCACCCAGGGATGTCGGACGGCGAACTGGAGAGGAAGCGCCCCGGCAGCCTCATGGGCCAAGACGGGGACACTCAACCTCCTCGCAAAGACAG CACTGTTAACAAACATCCAGAGGCCAGCCCACGTAGAGCCGGCACCACTATTAGAAAGCAGCCACAGCTAAGCTCACCCACCTCCCAAACCCTACTGCCCCTCCAGGAGGGTGGGGATCCCGCCTGCTCTGAGCCCCAGCCCCAAGCTGCCACCCCGGAGGCCGAGCAGCCGGGCCCGGCTGGCGGTCTGGGCGCTGGGGGCCAGATAGCCGCCGCGCAACCGCACTTGGTCTCCCCGCTCGGCACAGAGGAGAGCAG CCCGGCCCGGGAGCACACATCCACCCCACCTCCACAGAAGAATGGGTCAGCCCAGCTTACAGTGGGAACGCCGCAGTCACAGAGTGGATCCAGAGGGCCCAGTCCTCATATGGTCCGCAGAG GCACCAAGAAACAGGCGCCAGCACCACCCAAACAACCAAGTCCCTTCTCCTCGCATTCTGCCAACCAAACTCCGGGCCCCGCGAACCACCCGCCCATCACCCCCCGGCGCCACCTGGGCAAAGATAGCCCCATCCACGCTCCGAACCACCCGCCCCCGTATCCCCCAACGCCGGGGGAGCAGCCGTCGCCGCCCGGGACGCCCACGCCGCCCGACACGCCGCCTCACGACGGCCCCCAATCGCAGCCGCCCGCTTACCAGTACGGCTCGCTTCCCCGCCCCTCCCGGCCGGCGCCCAAGCCGCGGCCCCGGCCGAACATGCCGCCGCCACCACAACCGACCGTCAGCGACAGCTGTAATGGCGTCTTGGGCTCCTCGTCAAAGATCATCACAG ACAGCGGTCATGATCTGAAAGGGGTCAGACGAGCGTGGATCCCGGAGGTGATGGTGGGTCAACAAGTGGAGCGCCCCACCAACCCGCTGCCGCCCATCGATCCGCAACCGGAGAGCACCTCACTGTGA
- the arhgap17b gene encoding rho GTPase-activating protein 17b isoform X2 — MKKQFNRMRQLANQTVGRAEKTEVLSDDLLQIERRMELVRLMSHNTHKRLVSCLQGQLGTDTEKRHRKLPLTALSQAMQEGGSQLGDESLIGKMMDVCGEAESKLARELMQHEVQIESDVLDPLNTLAEVDIPNILKQRRQLAKLVLDYDSAKTRWCQATKSSNQAMASKVDSLKDEMEEALNKVEICKDQLSADMYNFASKEGDYARYYLMLLEAQADYHRKSLAALEEAIPNIQLQQESWTEKPAFGTALEEHLKRSNRDIALPIEACVMMLLETGMKEEGLFRIAAGASKLKKLKAALDCSISQLEEFYSDPHAVAGALKSYLRELPEPLMTFGLYDEWTQASNVSDPDKRLQALWVTCDRMPKTHKANFRYLVKFLAKLAQDRDVNKMSPSNIAIVLGPNLLWPKAEGTLAEMAAATSVHVVAIIEPIIQHADWFFPEEVDFNVSGMFALPTHPGMSDGELERKRPGSLMGQDGDTQPPRKDSPAREHTSTPPPQKNGSAQLTVGTPQSQSGSRGPSPHMVRRGTKKQAPAPPKQPSPFSSHSANQTPGPANHPPITPRRHLGKDSPIHAPNHPPPYPPTPGEQPSPPGTPTPPDTPPHDGPQSQPPAYQYGSLPRPSRPAPKPRPRPNMPPPPQPTVSDSCNGVLGSSSKIITDSGHDLKGVRRAWIPEVMVGQQVERPTNPLPPIDPQPESTSL; from the exons ATCGAGAGGCGCATGGAGCTGGTCCGCTTGAtgtcacacaacacacacaagagGCTGGTGTCCTGTCTGCAGGGTCAACTGGGCACAGACACCGAGAAGAGACAT AGAAAGCTACCCTTGACCGCACTGTCTCAGGCCATGCAAGAGGGCGGCTCTCAGCTGGGAGATGAGAGTCTGATTGG CAAGATGATGGATGTGTGCGGTGAGGCAGAGAGCAAGTTGGCCCGTGAACTGATGCAGCATGAAGTGCAGATCGAGAGTGATGTTCTGGATCCTCTCAACACGCTGGCCGAG GTTGACATACCCAACATATTAAAACAGAGGAGGCAACTCGCCAAATTGGTCCTGGACTATGACTCGGCCAAGACAAG GTGGTGCCAAGCAACCAAGTCTAGCAACCAAGCTATGGCATCTAAGGTAGACTCCCTCAAGGACGAGATGGAAGAGGCTCTGAACAAAGTAGAAATATGCAAA GACCAGTTATCAGCAGACATGTACAACTTTGCATCCAAGGAAGGAGACTACGCACGCTATTATCTGATG TTATTAGAGGCCCAGGCAGACTACCACAGGAAGTCTTTGGCAGCTCTGGAGGAGGCTATTCCGAATATCCAATTACAGCAAG AGTCCTGGACGGAGAAGCCAGCCTTCGGCACAGCTCTGGAGGAGCACCTCAAGCGGAGTAACCGGGACATTGCCCTGCCCATCGAGGCCTGCGTTATGATGCTGCTGGAGACAGGGATGAAGGAAGAG GGTCTGTTCAGAATAGCAGCGGGAGCTTCAAAACTAAAAAAGTTAAAAGCCGCACTGGACTGTTCCATTTCGCAGCTTGAAGAGTTCTACTCTGATCCTCACGCCGTCGCCG GAGCCCTGAAGTCGTACCTCAGGGAACTTCCTGAACCTCTCATGACTTTTGGCCTGTATGATGAGTGGACACAAGCGTCGAA tgtGTCTGACCCAGACAAGCGACTTCAGGCTTTGTGGGTGACATGTGACCGTATGCCAAAGACCCACAAAGCCAACTTTAG GTACCTGGTGAAGTTTCTGGCCAAATTGGCTCAAGACCGCGACGTCAACAAAATGTCTCCCAGCAACATCGCCATCGTCCTGGGACCCAACCTGTTGTGGCCAAAGGCAGAGGG GACACTCGCAGAAATGGCTGCGGCGACATCGGTACATGTGGTCGCCATCATCGAGCCGATCATCCAGCATGCTGATTGGTTCTTTCCTGAAG AGGTGGACTTCAACGTGTCGGGCATGTTCGCTTTGCCCACCCACCCAGGGATGTCGGACGGCGAACTGGAGAGGAAGCGCCCCGGCAGCCTCATGGGCCAAGACGGGGACACTCAACCTCCTCGCAAAGACAG CCCGGCCCGGGAGCACACATCCACCCCACCTCCACAGAAGAATGGGTCAGCCCAGCTTACAGTGGGAACGCCGCAGTCACAGAGTGGATCCAGAGGGCCCAGTCCTCATATGGTCCGCAGAG GCACCAAGAAACAGGCGCCAGCACCACCCAAACAACCAAGTCCCTTCTCCTCGCATTCTGCCAACCAAACTCCGGGCCCCGCGAACCACCCGCCCATCACCCCCCGGCGCCACCTGGGCAAAGATAGCCCCATCCACGCTCCGAACCACCCGCCCCCGTATCCCCCAACGCCGGGGGAGCAGCCGTCGCCGCCCGGGACGCCCACGCCGCCCGACACGCCGCCTCACGACGGCCCCCAATCGCAGCCGCCCGCTTACCAGTACGGCTCGCTTCCCCGCCCCTCCCGGCCGGCGCCCAAGCCGCGGCCCCGGCCGAACATGCCGCCGCCACCACAACCGACCGTCAGCGACAGCTGTAATGGCGTCTTGGGCTCCTCGTCAAAGATCATCACAG ACAGCGGTCATGATCTGAAAGGGGTCAGACGAGCGTGGATCCCGGAGGTGATGGTGGGTCAACAAGTGGAGCGCCCCACCAACCCGCTGCCGCCCATCGATCCGCAACCGGAGAGCACCTCACTGTGA